A genomic window from Salvia miltiorrhiza cultivar Shanhuang (shh) chromosome 5, IMPLAD_Smil_shh, whole genome shotgun sequence includes:
- the LOC130986921 gene encoding mitochondrial inner membrane protease ATP23-like, whose product MLLIRGMLNFILDTSKIEAGKMQLEEQVFDVEQLLEDVVDLYYPAGMNKGIDVILDPCDGSVSRCRWAIDDQVVQVVIHELVRAYDECRAANLDWSNCAHHACNEIRANHLSGYCHLKQELLRGHLKIKKILSQY is encoded by the exons ATGCTACTGATTCGTG GTATGTTGAACTTCATTCTTGATACAAGCAAGATAGAAGCTGGGAAGATGCAGCTTGAGGAGCAAGTGTTTGACGTGGAGCAGCTTCTGGAGGACGTGGTTGATCTATACTATCCTGCTGGCATGAATAAAGGCATAGACGTGATCTTGGATCCATGCGATGGCTCTGTCTCGAGATGTCGTTGGGCTATAG ATGATCAGGTGGTGCAAGTGGTGATTCATGAGCTCGTTCGTGCTTATGATGAGTGTCGTGCTGCTAATCTCGACTGGAGTAACTGCGCTCATCACGCTTGCAATGAG ATTCGAGCTAATCATCTCAGCGGTTATTGCCACTTGAAACAAGAGCTTCTTCGTGGGCATttgaagataaagaaaatactCTCACAGTATTAG
- the LOC130986914 gene encoding uncharacterized protein LOC130986914, giving the protein MAPEEQHIVSSTHSGDRSRNVKQKKIPQRGLGVAQLEKIRVEEQRKKETANALPNNAIASATDATLSPSPVNFRSPSLPVQMNGSVEDAASWCRLWNGDYNHRNDNAAEFRPPVNLQSESNAALPQRFFRFQRPASPVVNPSSPSASSHMEPPSNQNMHNIHCNSYASSSSSWPEEYKMVGVKRSYPFSLESPPAGSFNGHFDPSSVASKSRRDELPSCGSGYAAVAARTEPRNVYMRDGPSNLPEDDGRLNGNFLTLAPPPWNSKHTYATDNPESQGPEENETRQVHHWIASRSREEPFSFFPVRADESDEEKGETIDLNLKL; this is encoded by the exons ATGGCCCCAGAAGAACAACACATTGTGAGCAGCACTCATAGCGGCGACAGATCCAGGAACGTTAAGCAGAAGAAAATCCCGCAGCGAGGGTTAGGCGTTGCGCAGCTTGAGAAAATCAGAGTGGAGGAGCAGAGGAAGAAGGAAACCGCCAATGCTCTGCCAAACAACGCCATCGCTTCGGCTACTGACGCAACTCTTTCGCCGTCGCCGGTCAATTTCCGATCACCATCGCTCCCAGTTCAGATGAATGGAAGCGTGGAGGATGCCGCCAGTTGGTGTAGATTGTGGAATGGTGATTACAATCATCGGAATGATAATGCTGCTGAATTCCGGCCACCGGTGAATTTGCAGTCGGAGTCGAATGCTGCTCTGCCTCAGAGATTCTTCCGCTTTCAGCGACCTGCTTCTCCAGTG GTGAATCCCTCTTCACCATCAGCTTCCTCCCATATGGAGCCCCCTTCAAACCAAAATATGCATAATATACATTGTAATAGCTACGCATCTTCCTCCTCTTCGTGGCCAGAGGAATACAAG ATGGTAGGCGTGAAGAGATCGTACCCGTTCTCTCTTGAAAGTCCACCGGCTGGTTCCTTCAACGGTCATTTTGATCCTTCCTCCGTTGCTTCCAAATCAAGACGTGATGAACTACCTTCATGTGGCAGTGGGTATGCAGCAGTAGCAGCTCGAACGGAACCAAGAAATGTATACATGAG AGATGGTCCATCAAACCTGCCTGAGGATGATGGGAGGCTAAATGGCAACTTCTTAACCTTGGCTCCTCCTCCTTGGAACTCAAAACACACATATGCCACGGATAACCCGGAGTCTCAAGGGCCGGAG GAAAACGAGACAAGGCAAGTGCATCATTGGATAGCAAGTAGATCAAGGGAAGAGCCCTTCAGCTTCTTTCCAGTTAGGGCAGATGAAAGTGATGAGGAAAAGGGAGAAACTATTGATCTCAATCTGAAGCTGTAG